A single genomic interval of Lucilia cuprina isolate Lc7/37 chromosome 2, ASM2204524v1, whole genome shotgun sequence harbors:
- the LOC124419576 gene encoding zinc finger MYND domain-containing protein 10 homolog encodes MANFVYPEELTYFIESIRPFQIKDVGSTKWLDVHEMIIKLSQQALLEAAEHREEEVKEMLIARDKLKVLIHEAFCIFLWKTKVLPHLLDIDPNPSATFLIYTVLYHEGAVISLLDMALYHESGCEALQDSAIDLIDYCAQAVAQVIGLAR; translated from the coding sequence atGGCTAATTTCGTATATCCCGAAGAAttaacatatttcattgaaagtATTCGACCATTTCAAATTAAAGATGTTGGTTCAACAAAATGGTTAGATGTCCATGAAATGATTATTAAACTTAGCCAACAGGCATTACTTGAGGCTGCCGAACATCGCGAAGAGGAAGTTAAGGAAATGTTAATAGCTCGTGATAAGCTAAAGGTGTTAATACACGAagcattttgtatatttttgtggaaaacaaaagttttaccGCATCTCTTAGATATCGATCCAAATCCTTCGGCTACGTTTTTGATCTATACGGTTTTATATCATGAAGGAGCGGTAATTTCACTCTTAGACATGGCATTATATCATGAAAGTGGTTGTGAGGCATTACAGGATTCGGCTATTGATTTGATCGACTATTGTGCTCAAGCTGTAGCTCAGGTTATTGGTTTAGCAAGGTAG